A genomic stretch from Methanobacterium sp. includes:
- a CDS encoding helix-turn-helix transcriptional regulator, translated as MAVCYDKLWKLLIDKKMKRTDLKVMAGISSNVLARMGHGEAVSLESLEKICKLLHCEIGDIFEFIDA; from the coding sequence ATGGCGGTTTGCTATGATAAGCTATGGAAGCTGTTAATTGATAAAAAAATGAAACGTACTGATTTGAAAGTAATGGCAGGTATTAGTTCTAATGTCCTTGCTCGAATGGGGCATGGAGAAGCAGTTTCATTGGAAAGTCTTGAAAAGATTTGCAAACTACTACATTGCGAAATTGGAGACATCTTTGAATTTATAGATGCATAG
- a CDS encoding recombinase family protein, with protein sequence MMANKIFGYIRVSSKEQNTDRQKQALLEYGVDERDIIEDKVSGKDFNRNGYLTLKNSLLRDGDTLVIKELDRLGRNMDMIKNEWQEIQSNGIEIVVLDTSILNTKNKSDLEKKLIANIVFELLTYMAEKERIKIKTRQAEGIAIAKSKGLYKGRKKIVNENLKNVYDDWKKGKLTAVKAIEMLDMKKSTFYRRVKEYESSK encoded by the coding sequence ATGATGGCAAATAAAATATTTGGTTACATAAGAGTTAGTAGTAAAGAACAAAATACTGATAGACAAAAACAAGCATTATTAGAATATGGAGTTGATGAAAGAGATATTATTGAAGATAAGGTTAGTGGTAAAGACTTTAATAGAAACGGATATCTGACATTGAAAAATAGTTTGCTCAGAGATGGAGATACCTTAGTCATAAAAGAATTAGATCGTTTAGGAAGAAATATGGATATGATAAAAAATGAATGGCAGGAAATCCAATCTAACGGAATTGAAATTGTTGTATTAGATACATCGATATTAAATACAAAAAATAAATCAGATCTTGAAAAGAAACTAATAGCAAATATAGTATTTGAATTGCTAACCTATATGGCAGAAAAAGAACGCATTAAGATAAAAACACGTCAAGCAGAAGGTATTGCAATAGCAAAAAGTAAAGGATTGTATAAAGGTAGGAAAAAGATAGTCAATGAAAACCTTAAAAATGTTTATGATGATTGGAAGAAGGGAAAATTAACTGCAGTTAAAGCCATAGAAATGTTAGATATGAAAAAAAGTACATTTTATAGACGTGTTAAAGAATATGAAAGTAGTAAATAA
- a CDS encoding SIR2 family protein, whose product MEDKLKQDICDIVSSFTQLPYLFVGTGLSMRYSSAPSWDDLLFNAWSMMNNGGGLRYQKLKQKIEYALKDVIPDIEEDQKKYYINPQLATILQNQFNTMFYEDDDFEKKAFSEDESKLILDNKYDPFKYYISRQVESLTINTEAKDFNEIEILSKNRNKIAGIITTNYDTILEQIFSDFTVLVGQDNMLLSNTNSIFEIFKIHGSIEFPNSMVLTKEDYDYFDKKLKYLSAKLLTLFVEHPIIFIGYGMGDLNILKLLEEISICLNAQQLDKVKNNFIFITRSNDGKEFIRKKEMTFDNKRISMTELVLVDYSSFYNCLDIIESSIPVKLMRKLQDMVCKYVYSVETKNNIIFGNINSPDIEDDKAAIYVGSADTISQIGFDYFTIEDILEDIILDNRPYLINKKLIEKTFRNIRSIAGTTYLPIYKYLRKLEMSNDEIPKKYKVIVDYNNISPNQGELNYVNKEANFKTIEEIENEYPDHMIKQISNIKKYASNISAEELHKFILKHYKKDTYNSNLASFKKLIALYDFKMYSNI is encoded by the coding sequence ATGGAGGATAAACTAAAACAAGATATCTGTGATATAGTTTCTTCATTTACTCAATTACCATATTTATTTGTAGGAACGGGACTTTCAATGCGCTATTCATCTGCTCCATCGTGGGATGATTTGCTTTTTAATGCCTGGAGTATGATGAATAATGGTGGAGGGTTAAGGTATCAAAAGTTGAAACAGAAAATTGAGTATGCCTTGAAGGATGTAATTCCAGACATAGAAGAAGATCAAAAAAAGTATTACATAAATCCGCAGTTAGCTACAATATTACAGAATCAATTTAATACAATGTTTTATGAAGATGATGACTTTGAAAAAAAAGCATTTTCTGAAGATGAGTCAAAATTAATTTTGGATAATAAATATGATCCATTTAAATATTACATTTCAAGACAAGTTGAAAGTTTAACTATAAATACTGAAGCTAAAGATTTTAATGAAATTGAGATTCTTTCTAAAAACCGTAATAAAATAGCAGGAATCATTACAACAAATTATGATACTATTTTAGAACAAATATTTTCTGATTTCACAGTTTTAGTAGGACAAGATAATATGTTATTATCAAATACTAACAGTATATTCGAAATATTTAAAATTCACGGTAGTATAGAATTTCCAAACTCTATGGTGCTAACGAAAGAAGATTATGATTATTTTGATAAAAAGTTGAAATATTTATCAGCGAAGTTATTAACTTTATTTGTTGAGCATCCAATAATATTCATTGGGTATGGAATGGGTGATCTCAATATACTGAAATTACTAGAAGAAATTTCAATTTGTTTAAATGCTCAACAGTTAGACAAAGTAAAAAATAACTTTATATTTATAACACGTTCTAATGATGGAAAAGAATTTATTAGAAAAAAAGAAATGACATTTGATAATAAACGGATAAGTATGACGGAATTAGTATTGGTAGACTATTCTTCCTTTTATAATTGCTTGGATATTATCGAATCTTCTATTCCTGTTAAATTAATGAGAAAGTTGCAAGACATGGTGTGTAAATATGTGTATTCGGTGGAAACTAAAAATAACATTATTTTTGGAAACATAAACAGTCCTGATATTGAAGATGATAAAGCAGCAATTTATGTAGGAAGTGCAGATACAATTTCACAAATTGGTTTTGATTACTTTACAATAGAAGACATATTAGAGGATATAATACTCGACAATAGGCCTTATCTGATTAATAAAAAATTAATTGAAAAAACCTTTAGGAATATAAGAAGTATTGCGGGAACAACATATTTACCGATATATAAATATTTAAGGAAATTGGAAATGAGTAATGATGAAATACCTAAAAAATACAAAGTAATAGTAGATTATAATAACATTTCTCCTAACCAGGGGGAATTGAATTATGTAAATAAAGAAGCTAACTTTAAAACAATTGAAGAAATAGAAAATGAATATCCTGATCATATGATCAAACAAATATCTAATATAAAAAAATATGCTAGCAACATAAGTGCAGAAGAATTACATAAATTCATTTTAAAGCATTATAAAAAAGATACCTATAATAGCAATCTAGCATCGTTCAAAAAATTAATAGCTCTTTATGACTTTAAAATGTATTCAAATATTTAA
- a CDS encoding site-specific DNA-methyltransferase: MTNKYTINQALEKDGVVILPPMDVFDSIALLKDANIHVECTMLDPWYNKGFGGVLPTEEYDYFIQKLLNDSGEVSELLYLWGFPEVIGPYVRYSPEGFYMSAWLTWYYKNCPSVIRGWRSSQNACLQFMRKGYSLHPEHFLNPEQKEKFAAGKMRFVPGPPSVIEVPLNIGFVGKKEQTGHPSQKPEAVFDKLILMATKAGDTIFDPMAGSGTSGASSLKNERKSILCDINEDYIQIMEKRLGVKRITL, translated from the coding sequence GTGACGAATAAATATACAATAAATCAAGCATTAGAAAAAGATGGTGTAGTCATTCTACCTCCTATGGATGTATTTGACTCCATCGCATTATTAAAGGATGCAAATATTCATGTGGAATGTACAATGCTTGACCCTTGGTACAATAAAGGGTTTGGTGGTGTACTTCCCACGGAAGAATATGATTACTTTATACAAAAATTGCTCAATGATTCCGGTGAAGTATCTGAACTTCTCTATCTTTGGGGATTTCCAGAAGTGATTGGGCCATATGTCAGATATTCACCAGAAGGATTTTATATGTCGGCATGGTTGACATGGTACTATAAAAATTGCCCATCTGTTATAAGGGGTTGGCGTTCAAGCCAAAACGCATGCCTACAATTTATGAGGAAGGGATATTCTCTACACCCAGAACACTTTCTTAATCCGGAACAAAAGGAAAAGTTTGCAGCCGGTAAAATGAGATTTGTTCCTGGGCCACCAAGTGTAATCGAAGTGCCGCTCAATATTGGCTTTGTTGGTAAAAAGGAGCAAACAGGGCACCCTTCTCAAAAGCCTGAGGCTGTATTTGACAAACTCATTTTAATGGCAACAAAAGCCGGAGACACAATATTTGATCCAATGGCTGGTTCGGGAACATCAGGTGCATCGTCTCTAAAGAACGAAAGGAAAAGCATCTTGTGTGATATAAATGAGGACTATATTCAGATAATGGAAAAAAGATTGGGTGTGAAGCGAATAACGCTTTGA